The Dehalogenimonas lykanthroporepellens BL-DC-9 genome includes a window with the following:
- a CDS encoding restriction modification system DNA specificity domain protein (PFAM: restriction modification system DNA specificity domain~KEGG: afe:Lferr_0227 restriction modification system DNA specificity domain) has product MKNGWQVKALGDICQVIGGGTPSKSIAEYYVGNIPWATVRDMRTDLITETEHKITHVAVKNSATKIISNGNVVIATRVGLGKVCLLGQDTAINQDLRGIVPKDSNILFVRYLFWWLKSVVDTIVAEGTGATVQGVKLPFIKSLQIPLPPLPEQQRIVTILDEAFEGIATAKAKAEKNLQNARALFESHLNSVFSRRGEGWVERRLSDICVFINGRAYKKNEMLSAGKYPLLRVGNFFTNNDWYYTDLDLEPAKYCDTGDLLYAWSASFGPRIWEGGKVVYHYHIWKVIPNINLTNKRFLLYLLSWDVEQIKQLHGTGTTMMHVSKGSIEKRIVPVPPLEQQKYIVNNLDKLKTETQHLQSIYQKKLAALEELKKSLLHQAFSGEL; this is encoded by the coding sequence ATGAAGAATGGGTGGCAGGTAAAAGCGCTAGGTGATATCTGCCAAGTAATTGGCGGTGGCACACCATCGAAGAGTATTGCAGAGTATTACGTGGGCAACATTCCGTGGGCGACTGTGAGAGATATGCGGACGGATCTGATTACTGAGACTGAGCACAAGATAACACACGTAGCCGTAAAAAATAGTGCAACCAAAATTATTTCAAATGGTAATGTTGTCATCGCGACCCGTGTTGGCTTGGGCAAAGTGTGTTTACTCGGTCAAGATACTGCCATCAATCAAGACCTTCGTGGAATTGTACCGAAAGATTCGAATATCCTATTCGTAAGATATTTATTTTGGTGGCTCAAAAGTGTTGTTGATACTATCGTAGCCGAAGGGACGGGTGCTACTGTCCAAGGCGTAAAACTCCCTTTTATTAAGTCACTCCAAATTCCCCTCCCGCCCCTCCCCGAACAGCAACGCATTGTGACTATCCTCGATGAGGCATTCGAGGGAATAGCAACAGCCAAAGCCAAAGCTGAAAAGAACCTCCAAAACGCGCGCGCCCTTTTTGAAAGCCACCTTAATTCCGTATTTTCCCGGCGGGGGGAGGGGTGGGTGGAGAGGCGTCTTTCTGATATCTGCGTTTTCATAAACGGTCGCGCATATAAGAAAAATGAAATGCTTAGTGCAGGTAAATACCCACTCCTGCGTGTCGGCAACTTTTTTACAAACAACGATTGGTACTATACAGATCTTGATTTGGAGCCAGCTAAATATTGTGACACTGGAGACTTACTCTACGCATGGTCAGCATCTTTCGGCCCACGAATTTGGGAGGGCGGAAAGGTCGTTTACCATTACCATATTTGGAAAGTCATCCCAAATATAAATCTCACCAACAAACGCTTTTTATTGTATTTACTTTCTTGGGATGTTGAGCAGATCAAGCAATTGCACGGGACTGGAACAACAATGATGCACGTAAGCAAGGGCTCAATTGAGAAACGCATTGTCCCTGTACCGCCTTTGGAACAACAGAAATATATTGTTAATAACTTAGATAAACTCAAAACCGAAACTCAACACCTTCAATCCATCTACCAAAAAAAACTCGCCGCCCTGGAAGAATTAAAGAAATCGCTGTTGCATCAAGCATTCAGTGGGGAGTTGTAA